The Drosophila biarmipes strain raj3 chromosome X, RU_DBia_V1.1, whole genome shotgun sequence genome includes the window GTGGGTGTCACGGCTGAGCTAGCGAGGACACCCTGCTGACCTTGTGGTATATTCTTAGGTATATACCGAAATACACAGTGCTAGCTAGCGAGGACAGCAGCCCAGTGCGACCGCATATCTGGCGTGTCAGTTGTCGAAACCATCTGGCAGCCCTGGCTAGTTTGCATGTCGAAAAACGccgaaaattaattttttggttttgtttataGGAAAAGCACGACATGGCGGCCGGACCCATTGCTGAACGCAACCAAGGTGGGTTTCTAGTGCACCAGGCAACCAACAGGGCATGCTACCTAACCCGCTCTCTCTGATCCCCCACAGATGCCACCATCTATGCCGGCGGCCTGGACGACAAGGTGTCGGAAACGCTGCTCTGGGAGCTGTTCGTGCAGGCAGGACCCGTGGGTGAGTACAGGCTGGCCGTAGTTGTCCCCACCAGGAACCTAATCCACTCCCCGATCCCGCAGTCAATGTACACATGCCCAAGGACCGGGTCACCCAAATGCACCAGGGCTACGGCTTCGTGGAGTTCCTCAGCGAGGAGGACGCCGACTACGCCATCAAGATCATGAACATGATAAAGCTGTATGGCAAACCGATTCGGGTGAACAAGGCGTCGGCGCACCAGAAGAACCTGGACGTCGGCGCCAACATCTTCATCGGCAACCTGGACGTGGAGGTGGACGAGAAGCTGCTGTACGATACATTCTCCGCCTTCGGCGTCATCCTGCAGACGCCGAAGATCATGCGGGACCCGGAGACGGGCAAGTCGAAGAGCTTCGCCTTCATCAACTTCGCCAGCTTCGAGGCCAGCGACGCGGCCATGGACGCCATGAACGGCCAGTACCTGTGCAACCGTCCCATCTCCGTGTCGTACGCCTTCAAGAAGGACCACAAGGGCGAGCGCCACGGCTCGGCGGCGGAGCGACTGCTGGCCGCCCAGAACCCTTCGGCCCATGCGGACAGGCCGCATCAACTGTTCGCCGATGCGCCCGTGCAGAACATGATGCCGCAGATGCCGGGCCAGATGATGCCGCCGCCGATGATggctccgccgccgccggtgGTGCCCGTGTCGAACAACAACATGGGCATGATTGCGCCGCCGCCTCCAGTGCCCCAGCCTGCGCCGTTCCCAGCCACGATACCGCCGCCGCCACTGCCGCCGATGGCCGGCGGACAGCCGCCTCTGCCGCCCGCGATGGGAATACCGCCGCCGCCGCGCATGATGCAGGCCAACGCCTGGGCACCGCCCGGCATGCCGGCTCCTCCGCCCAGACCACCGCCCACCAACTGGCGGCCTCCGCCCGTGCCCTTCGCCCCCGCGCCCTTCGCACGGCCCTACCAACCCGACGGCTACCAGTACTAAGACTAGCGTGTAGTGTATACCAATTTCGACGAGacgaataaattttaataggATTTATCAGTGGAGGATGCTCTGGCATAGGTTAAGACTGCTCTGGCTTTTACTCTTGGTCCGTTTATGCATTTAATACACCCGAAATACACAAGACCCTGCAAAGTGTGGACTCATCCCTTTGAAGGCGTGTTCAATCCTCTTCCAATCGAAACTGTCTGCTAAATAAGTTTGTAATTTTAACAGGATTTTGAGGGACATGCCATtataatttccaataaatataaactcaTGCAAAGTTTTAGTACTCTATTTTGCGAAAGGTTTAGATGTACTAAACAATAATTAATAAGAGCTCAAAACTTTCTAGTTTCAATAGTAGGTAAAGACTTATTAATCCTTCTGCATTTAATCctacaaatttctttttgCAAAATGTATAGAAAATATACTAAGGTGAGCCAAAATAAACTGAAAGGgaatttctaaaatatttttttaatataaaaaagaaaaatgtattgaaTAAACTGCAAAATATGAGGGGCATAAAGTACGAAACctttagttttttattgctGGGGGTGATGATCTCCCGTAGATCTGATATTATCTGAGACATTACTCAATTTAAtacctttttataaaaagtatatttatttcaaaatgagGAGGATAACAAAATGaatctatacaaaaaaatagaagAAGAAATAACTTTAGTTCTTTAAGCATTAAAAACGTTACACCTATTTTTATGGTGGtatcttagttttttttcgCTTGCCTTTTAAGTTTGAGATGATACCAATCTATATCTCATAGACCTGCGGGTATTACAGATTGATCTACCCTTTCTTTATATGGGTTCGACCTAGTCCTTATTCCATAGCTCTGTAACAGAAtggtttttaatattcaactGAGACaaccagttttttttttttaaataaacaaggGCATACCTGCAGCCTTTGAAAGCACAGTCCTCCACCAAACATCACCCCAAGGAAACtcattaaaaaaggaaatatagTCTATCAATATTATTTGCACCCCTCCACAAAACCTATACCATTTCGTCCCCAATAGTGCCGTCCCTCTTCTTTCCGAAACACTTCGCTTGGGCTTGTagtttttgcataaatttattaatatggGAAACATACAAGTACAATATTTACAATAGTTTTGACTACTATTCTTTTCTATACTCTTCGTTTACTGAACTCTTGTCTAAGCGAATTTGGTTTAGTCCCACTCTGCTGTCCTCCATTTCGTTTGGTAAAATAACTTAACTTTAGCTTTACGTTTAGTTGGTTACTTTAACGTTATCTTcattcatttttcttttttggttaAGCAagacaaacaacaacaaaaaacggtgaggcatatatatatatcaatattaattaataacgaTGTACAAGTGGATCGTTACGCATAAATTTTCTCgcatttattgaaatttcttttggttttcgttttgctctttttgtttatcttaaaaaaaatgatttatatataaaaaataataattaacatAAAAACGTTCTGAACTGGTTTGGTTtttgtatgtgtgtgtgttgggtgtgtgtggggtgtgtgttgcttttgtttgtttgctgttgttgttgctcctgcCCCTCGGGAAATGCGCCCGCTactgctggtgctggtgctggtacTGGTTGTGGTACTGCCTCCATCCACTGGTGGCCACCGGCTGCTCCGCCGCGCTCCGTGCGCCCCCAGTCACCCGCATCCCAGCCTACTGGGCCGCCGCCGTCGGAGCTCCTCCGGCCTCCTCGGTCGTGTGGTTGTTGGCATTGTTGGACTTGCGCTGGGTGGCGCCGCCTGCTCCTCCGGCGGCCGGCGCACCGCTGTTCGACTTGTTCTTGGAGCGCGCCGAGCCGTTGGCCAGGCGTGCGTTCTCCGAACTGTCTGTGAGATCCTCACTATCACTGGAACGTATGTCACCGGACATCTGCAAAGGATCAAAGGGAATGGATAAGTATGCTGcggattttttaaatttatatatatataagatataaATATAAGATATAGCTTTTATActcttaaataattaaaaaaaaacattttcaaaatctgCTACTTATTTAGCTTGTGTACTCTTACATATGGTACTATTATTACTTTAATGACAACATTAAAATCTAACGATAAGCTAACTTTGTCAAGCTATGACGATTTTATGAGTTGATTTGTGactaatataatttattaaaaaacagtacaagtatatgtattaaataataataattaagtttgtaagatatagtcgtccccTCTGCACCGCTTAAAGATTCATATCAATTACACTGCAGGAAGTCACATTAAAACACTGAATTTATCGTACCTATGGAAACTTTTGAATAAAGTCGTCCTGTCGGATCACTCTCTAAACTTTATTTGCTTGCATATATTTCATGCAATTGCGAATGCCTCAAAGAGCTAGCTCTTAAACTAAagtgatcaaaaatatatatattgttaaaAAAGGTAATTTTTCCTCTTCTGACCAAAAttataataccctctgcaagatAATAACATATTTTCCTAGATCTTTcaacacaatttaaaaaagatgcCTATTTAGAGTGTTCTTACTGTTCTATTTGGTATATTCTTAAAGTAACAATATAAAACATAAGAACTTTTAATCATTTCAAACGACTCTGGCCACAAATACTAAAGGAACCTTGGATTAAGTTATCAGGTCTTCTTTTAGGGGGTCCGACTACACAGTTAACAGGATTGGGCATGATAGCTGGAGGCCTCCACACTTACCAGACCCTTCTGCAGAGAGTCGACAACGATCTTGAGGATCATGTATGTCCAGATGACGTGCAGAACGAGCAGCATCAGAAGCAATGAGTTGAAGATGTAGTAGGCTGGGAACATGGGCAGAATGCGCGGTGCTTCCACAGATGAGCTGCCGGGTGGGGGATAGTGTGGGAGGACGGAGAGCATGTCAGTCGGATTGGGATCAGATCAACCGGCAGGGCGCCACCACTACTCACCTGTAGATGATGCGTGGATAGAAGCCCAGGCGCGTCACGATCCAGACCACCGTGAAGATGGCGAAGATGGCGTCGCAGAGCTTCTGGTAGTTGGCATACTTGGTGAGCTTGGCGGCCTCCAGGAAGATGTCGGCGCAGTCGTGGACAACGAGGACCAGGGAGCCAACGCGGTGCAGGTTGCACACCCAGCTGAGCGACATCAGCAGCAGGGTGACCATGTGGTGGATGAACATCTGCCAGAAGTCCTTGCGCTTCACGTCGAAGAACTGGGTGCCGGTGAGGGACCAGTAGAAGGACATCGAAATCATGTAGTACCACCAGATGTCGTTGCTGATCGACTGCAGGAGTTCAAATAGTTTTAGGACCTCTCCACCTCCATCACCTCAGTATGCCCTCACCTGATGCGGGTAGCCGTACCAGCAGCTCTTCACATCCCAGAACCAGGGCTTGTCCCACAGCACGATCACGCCGAAGATGAAGCTGTACAGGTAGTAGATGCAGCGCCAGGTGTTCTCGCAGAACTTGACCAGCGTCGACGGCTTGTCCTGGGCCCTTCGCAGGCGCCACCAGCGCTCGATCTGGCGCTCGCTCATGTCAGTCTGCTTGGACAGCGGAGCCAGCTGTGGAAGGGAGAAGGTTCCGGGATCAGTCCTCGCTACATACGAGGGATAACTCGGTTCCACTCACCCATTTGTGGTCCAGCCGCGTCGATTTGGCATAGGCCGTCTCCAGAATAGGAACATTTGCCGCTTTCTTAGGTCTAGAACTGCGGATGCCCAGTGATTTGCCCACGGGCGATATCCAGAAACTGCAAATGGCATAGAGACGTTGATTAGAAATAGCTATTTTGACGTGTTTTACGAGTAGATAAGGCAGTTTGTGGCAGGCACAGGTTGTGGAGTTTATGGAGGTGTGATAAAGTGGGGCACATGTCCTCAGTTGGTAGAGCTACACAAGTGGGCAAATCTTTACAATGTAGCTAATCATTTCATTGAAGGTTGCTTGGAACACAGGAACTGCCGTAGTCTTGGCCATCCGACTATCCCATCCCCGAAACCTGACAACGTATCCAATAAAAGTTCCATTGGGCTTGACAACATCCCTAATTATGCATGTGCGTACACCCAAGGCGGAAACGTTTCGggatttgttgtttttgcttatgattttattttatttatatttattttgcacaCACCTGTCGTCGCCCCATCGTCTGGCACGTGTGGA containing:
- the LOC108033155 gene encoding ceramide synthase 6, whose translation is MDLINTVSNVFWSTHIWLPPNTTWADIAPGSRPDVVHANYKDLIWPIPFAAVVMLVRYTLERFWISPVGKSLGIRSSRPKKAANVPILETAYAKSTRLDHKWLAPLSKQTDMSERQIERWWRLRRAQDKPSTLVKFCENTWRCIYYLYSFIFGVIVLWDKPWFWDVKSCWYGYPHQSISNDIWWYYMISMSFYWSLTGTQFFDVKRKDFWQMFIHHMVTLLLMSLSWVCNLHRVGSLVLVVHDCADIFLEAAKLTKYANYQKLCDAIFAIFTVVWIVTRLGFYPRIIYSSSVEAPRILPMFPAYYIFNSLLLMLLVLHVIWTYMILKIVVDSLQKGLMSGDIRSSDSEDLTDSSENARLANGSARSKNKSNSGAPAAGGAGGATQRKSNNANNHTTEEAGGAPTAAAQ
- the LOC108033001 gene encoding splicing factor 3B subunit 4; amino-acid sequence: MAAGPIAERNQDATIYAGGLDDKVSETLLWELFVQAGPVVNVHMPKDRVTQMHQGYGFVEFLSEEDADYAIKIMNMIKLYGKPIRVNKASAHQKNLDVGANIFIGNLDVEVDEKLLYDTFSAFGVILQTPKIMRDPETGKSKSFAFINFASFEASDAAMDAMNGQYLCNRPISVSYAFKKDHKGERHGSAAERLLAAQNPSAHADRPHQLFADAPVQNMMPQMPGQMMPPPMMAPPPPVVPVSNNNMGMIAPPPPVPQPAPFPATIPPPPLPPMAGGQPPLPPAMGIPPPPRMMQANAWAPPGMPAPPPRPPPTNWRPPPVPFAPAPFARPYQPDGYQY